Proteins encoded in a region of the Pieris napi chromosome 5, ilPieNapi1.2, whole genome shotgun sequence genome:
- the LOC125049745 gene encoding luciferin sulfotransferase-like translates to MEKYRFPYDIEDFKDGRPWDSIRVGPKRYVVSSTYRDLASEFYNFELRPDDVFLLGFPRSGTTRCQEAIWLINNNLDYEKSKSIVIDDRCPFLDLEVQFPTPFSSENSEFQNAGENHLLKKVISPLKSLPNAPSPRFIKSHLPLSLLPPNLLDTTKVVYIARDPRDVAVSYYYLMKHLLPNDMGFEKYWGAFRDDKILLTPIFEHIKEAWGQRDHPNMVFLTYEDMSKDMASTLRTSSEYTFQSF, encoded by the exons AGAC CGTGGGACTCGATAAGAGTGGGGCCTAAGCGCTATGTGGTCTCTAGTACATACAGGGACCTGGCATCGGAATTTTACAACTTTGAGCTTCGTCCAGATGACGTATTCTTACTCGGATTTCCTCGATCTG GAACAACGAGGTGTCAGGAGGCCATATGGCTTATAAACAACAACTTGGACTATGAAAAGTCTAAATCAATTGTTATAGATGACCGATGCCCGTTCCTGGA CTTAGAGGTGCAGTTTCCTACTCCATTTTCCTCTGAAAATAGTGAGTTTCAAAATGCGGGAGagaatcatttattgaaaaagGTTATATCACCTCTGAAATCGCTACCAAATGCACCTTCACCGAGATTCATAAAATCTCACTTACCGCTCTCACTGTTGCCGCCGAACCTTCTTGATACCACCAAG GTCGTATACATAGCACGAGATCCACGAGATGTAGCGGTATCCTACTATTACCTTATGAAACACCTTCTTCCTAATGACATGGGGTTTGAGAAGTATTGGGGTGCTTTCCGAGATGACAAAA tCCTTCTAACACCGATATTTGAACACATCAAAGAGGCTTGGGGACAAAGAGATCATCCTAATATGGTTTTCCTCACTTACGAAGATATGTCAAAA gACATGGCTTCGACTCTTCGCACTTCTTCAGAATACACATTCCAATCATTTTAA